A window of Blautia argi genomic DNA:
CTGGACAGATTTTTTCTTTCATGCGTTTTCATTGTTGGTTGGGGTAAGACCAGACTATGAATATAAGTGTTTCGCCAAAGGAAAAGCCTCCATCGATGCCACAGCAGATTTTGTAAATGATTTTAAAAGCCATAAGGACTCCTTTCAGATTCAGAATCGGTAGGTTGCTAAAATTATAGGGAGAAACGGCATTGATTGGACGCCTAAGCCATAAACGGGATTGTTTATACAAAGATAAGGTTTCATGCTCTTACGGACGTACTTATTTGTGATTGAAAAGGTGTGATATGTATATGGTCATCCCAAGTTGGACAGTCTATTTACTGCCCCGTGATTTGTAGTATACCGAGTTCCCTATAACAAGAATTATAAAGAAAAAATAGGCTCAGGAAAACACTTTCATAATGTTTTGTGCCTAAGCGAAAGGAATGGATATATATGAAAAAAAGGTTAGGTCAGTGGAAACGTGATATTTTAATGCTTTTAGACTATTTAAGTGATTTTAAAAATTATCAAAAAAGTAATTTTGGTAATTATAAAAACACTGATATTATAGCTATGGAGGCAAAAATACATAGGCAGATGCATATTATAGAGAAGGGAATGTCATTATCAAATCCTAGGGTGGGATTTGGACAAGAAAAAATAAAAATATTACTTGAATATATAGATGAATATATAAAATTAGGATACGGAAATAAATCTAAAATTATTTCTCAAGCAGTGGGAACCTTAAAAGCATATTTGGATTTTTTTAAAACGCAAGGATATAAAAACGAGCAGCTTGCTCAAAAAATAGAAACGTATAATGTATATAGTGATAAACAAAATTGCGGTGTTAAAGTTTTAACATTAGAAGAATTAAAAAAAGCACAACATAGTGAATTTCCAGAGTTCTTTTTATCTCGTCATTCAGTAAGACAATTTTTAGATAAAGATGTAGATGTATCTGTTATTAGAAAAGCTGTAGCCATGGCAATGAATTCACCATCAGCATGTAATCGCCAATCTGCAAAAGTTTATGTATATTTAAATAAAGAAATAAATGATATAATTGGAAAAGATTTGTTAGAAGGAAGCGGAGGATTTAGTCAAGAGGTTAATAAGTATCTTGTAATTACAGGAAATTATGCAGCATTCACAGATAGTTATGAAAGGAATCAGTGTATTGTTGATGCATCATTATTTGCTATGAATTTAGTATTGGCATTACATTATTACGGAGTGGGAAGTTGTCTTCTACAAGCTTCTGAGAGAAAAGAATTAGATAAAAAAAGACATGAGTTATTAGAGATACCAAGTAATGAAAAAATTGTTTTATTTCTTGCTATAGGATATTATAAAGATGAATTTAGAGTAGCTCAATCTCAACGTAAGGATATACAAGATTATTTGATTATTAAATGATAGGCAGTGTA
This region includes:
- a CDS encoding nitroreductase family protein, which gives rise to MKKRLGQWKRDILMLLDYLSDFKNYQKSNFGNYKNTDIIAMEAKIHRQMHIIEKGMSLSNPRVGFGQEKIKILLEYIDEYIKLGYGNKSKIISQAVGTLKAYLDFFKTQGYKNEQLAQKIETYNVYSDKQNCGVKVLTLEELKKAQHSEFPEFFLSRHSVRQFLDKDVDVSVIRKAVAMAMNSPSACNRQSAKVYVYLNKEINDIIGKDLLEGSGGFSQEVNKYLVITGNYAAFTDSYERNQCIVDASLFAMNLVLALHYYGVGSCLLQASERKELDKKRHELLEIPSNEKIVLFLAIGYYKDEFRVAQSQRKDIQDYLIIK